A single window of Rhinoraja longicauda isolate Sanriku21f chromosome 29, sRhiLon1.1, whole genome shotgun sequence DNA harbors:
- the LOC144607679 gene encoding heat shock protein beta-11-like, translating to MLSCRTFLPPRRWQQPVHTMWAAPLDVFEPLEGPVWGQAEGMRNGMIFMERIFAELAREFWGERARNEKQRVYAGGEVQEETVDKGGDGFSLSLDVMRFSPEELKVKILGRKVLVTGKQEKKSEDGSGSYSYKYEEFRREFQLPEDVDAEALNCCLSQDGRLMVRAPRLALPAADERIVPITIESDTTNGTRLNPGGEAQKQENEGVDGNTETKKDS from the coding sequence CAGCCTGTGCACACAATGTGGGCCGCTCCACTCGATGTCTTTGAGCCGCTCGAGGGGCCCGTGTGGGGACAGGCGGAGGGAATGAGAAATGGTATGATCTTCATGGAGCGAATTTTCGCGGAGCTGGCGAGAGAGTTCTGGGGGGAAAGAGCAAGGAATGAGAAACAAAGAGTCTATGCCGGCGGAGAGGTTCAAGAGGAGACGGTGGACAAGGGTGGAGATGGCTTTTCTCTGTCCCTGGACGTGATGCGATTCTCCCCGGAAGAACTGAAGGTGAAAATACTTGGAAGAAAAGTGCTGGTGACGGGAAAACAGGAGAAGAAGAGCGAGGACGGCAGCGGCTCATACAGCTACAAATATGAAGAGTTCAGAAGGGAGTTCCAGCTGCCAGAAGACGTCGATGCTGAAGCTCTGAACTGCTGTTTGTCCCAGGACGGTCGGTTAATGGTTCGAGCCCCACGCCTGGCGCTGCCGGCTGCGGATGAGCGAATCGTCCCCATCACCATTGAATCTGATACAACAAACGGTACCCGTCTAAATCCCGGCGGAGAGGCACAGAAACAGGAGAATGAGGGTGTTGACGGGAACACGGAAACAAAGAAGGACAGTTAA
- the LOC144607644 gene encoding heat shock protein 30-like yields the protein MLSCRTFLPPRRCQQSVHTLWAAPLDVFEPLEWPAWGQEEGMRKGENFMERVVEELAREFWGERARNEKRRADAGGEVQGETVDKGGDGFSLTLDVPRFSPEELKVKILGRKVLVTGKQEKKSEDGSGSYSYKYEEFRREFQLPEDVDAEALNCCLSPDSRLKVRAPRLALPAADERVVPINVASDTTTSPRLNPG from the coding sequence ATGCTGAGCTGCCGGACTTTCCTCCCTCCCCGTCGGTGTCAGCAGTCTGTGCACACACTGTGGGCCGCTCCACTCGATGTGTTTGAGCCGCTCGAGTGGCCCGCGTGGGGACAGGAGGAGGGAATGAGAAAGGGCGAGAACTTCATGGAGCGAGTTGTCGAGGAGCTGGCGAGAGAGTTCTGGGGGGAAAGAGCAAGGAATGAGAAGCGGAGAGCCGATGCCGGTGGAGAGGTTCAAGGGGAGACGGTGGACAAGGGTGGGGATGGCTTCTCTCTGACCCTGGACGTGCCGCGATTCTCCCCGGAAGAACTGAAGGTGAAAATTCTTGGAAGAAAAGTGCTGGTGACGGGAAAACAGGAGAAGAAGAGCGAGGACGGCAGCGGCTCATACAGCTACAAATATGAAGAGTTCAGGAGGGAGTTCCAGCTGCCAGAAGACGTCGATGCTGAAGCTCTGAACTGCTGTTTGTCCCCGGACAGTCGGTTAAAGGTTCGAGCCCCACGCCTGGCGCTGCCGGCTGCGGATGAGCGAGTCGTCCCCATCAACGTCGCCTCTGATACAACAACCAGTCCGCGGTTAAATCCCGGGTAA